In the genome of Colletes latitarsis isolate SP2378_abdomen chromosome 9, iyColLati1, whole genome shotgun sequence, one region contains:
- the Pbp95 gene encoding proximal sequence element A Pbp95 has product MDKLSSDDDTAEILLLKNLSPECENEEYVKFTPKIEKSIPENNFEVFIKDCTSQDKSQHQVKNEFMEYNIEDCDSLLNFNKQIISYLLDLKKHITYVLQKCEKKLKVVESNLQKHTIGDTKILICNAGMPYFKDRNYFFAPNNDDETLKENHKELQLRNLPKVSPWTIKERYTLLKAVQEEAIANALHSHKIEYIRLNGVKKKKKTTKKFPPTDLVEMVGPLGGREFDWFKISSIHFEEVHAPLDCRVMWNSFLHPKINKNCWTKPEDNKLKEIVKNYKYQNWDGIAKELNTNRTAYQCFIRYNTTKKLPKVRNCIWESKEDERLLKLVDIFKIGDFIPWGEVASWMQNRTKQQAYFRWNYSLAPYLTKGRFSKSEDNLLKDAVTKYGTNFSKISAALMPNRSTVQLNYRYQLLTTNEDKNWNVWTLTEDSKLLELYKRFGPNWSKISEAFSCKTRTYLRHRHAALQKYIKRGISVVELHKKDKNEGQQNQKEEESQQRNNNRLNKDCENDVDQELIEYFYMKQATVNSIHKRRPCSVEELECNTKKLYSTLQLLNAKLNIPDDISNLKLNNREKQLLCSLREYTKMKNDKKRQFEVIDKCSSLMFGTNYDTKDATHYIPPPPFDSQIKLKKSKETQCIDYHLNTKNTFLVVKPVDFNTPDFVVTHIGGNEQELQFQKLSQLFEVNSLKCRQSAHSIKDFCTFSTGTPLQQNNSSSSCNSNNRNNFSNNAVQETKFIACCENVSVTSFENNSTYDYSCVKLKSEGHKESCEQTTKNITLFNTLEKIQNFASTSNVETNIEQDIPSIEATHATLLSLKNLMYLKQLNETCSNIHQFFTKSKKFQESLNLLETRLEQLFMYPIGQSKTALPKVYVMDAFSYDDIAPKRKASEMSKILKPYKIKKLHSYDKKSKNLR; this is encoded by the coding sequence ATGGACAAACTGTCAAGCGACGATGATACAGCCGAAATACTGTTATTGAAAAACCTGTCACCTGAATGTGAGAACGAAGAATATGTTAAATTTACtccaaaaattgaaaaatccataccagaaaataactttGAGGTATTCATCAAAGATTGTACATCACAAGACAAGTCTCAACATCaagttaaaaatgaatttatggAATATAATATCGAAGACTGTGACAGTTTGCTGAATTTCAATAAGCAGATAATCTCTTATTTATTGGATTTGAAAAAACACATAACCTATGTTCTTCAAAAGtgtgaaaaaaaattgaaagtgGTAGAGTCAAATTTACAGAAACATACAATCGGAGATACAAAGATTTTGATTTGCAATGCTGGTATGCCGTACTTCAAAGACAGAAATTATTTCTTTGCTCCTAACAACGACGACGAAACGTTAAAAGAGAATCATAAAGAATTACAGCTTAGAAACCTACCTAAAGTTTCTCCATGGACGATAAAAGAAAGATACACCCTTTTGAAAGCAGTACAAGAAGAAGCCATTGCAAATGCATTACACTCTCATAAGATAGAATATATAAGGCTCAATGGGgtgaagaaaaaaaagaagacaACCAAAAAATTTCCACCTACAGATTTGGTAGAAATGGTTGGTCCATTAGGAGGAAGAGAATTCGATTGGTTTAAAATATCGTCTATACATTTTGAGGAGGTACATGCACCACTTGACTGTCGTGTTATGTGGAATAGTTTTCTTCATCCCAAGATCAACAAAAACTGTTGGACAAAACCAGAAGATAATAAGTTGAAAGAAATTGTAAAGAACTATAAATATCAAAATTGGGATGGTATCGCCAAAGAATTAAACACAAATCGTACAGCGTATCAATGTTTTATTAGATACAACACAACAAAGAAATTGCCTAAAGTTAGAAACTGCATTTGGGAAAGTAAAGAGGACGAAAGACTTTTAAAGTTGGTTGACATATTTAAAATTGGTGACTTTATTCCCTGGGGTGAAGTAGCCAGTTGGATGCAAAATAGAACTAAGCAGCAAGCTTATTTCCGATGGAATTATAGTTTGGCCCCATATTTAACGAAAGGTAGATTTAGCAAATCCGAAGATAATTTGTTGAAGGATGCCGTCACTAAATATGGTACAAATTTTAGCAAAATATCAGCTGCATTGATGCCTAACAGATCAACTGTGCAACTTAATTATCGTTATCAATTATTAACTACCAATGAAGATAAAAATTGGAATGTATGGACGCTCACGGAGGATTCAAAATTGCTTGAACTCTACAAACGCTTTGGGCCAAATTGGTCTAAGATATCCGAAGCTTTTTCGTGTAAAACTAGGACTTACTTAAGACATCGACATGCAGCTTTGCAAAAATATATAAAGAGGGGTATTTCCGTTGTTGAGTTACATAAGAAAGATAAAAACGAAGGACAGCAAAATCAGAAGGAAGAGGAATCTCAACAGAGAAATAATAACAGGTTAAACAAAGATTGCGAAAACGATGTAGATCAAGAATTAATCGAGTATTTCTATATGAAACAAGCAACAGTAAACTCTATTCATAAAAGGAGACCTTGCTCGGTAGAAGAACTTGAGTGCAATACAAAAAAATTGTATAGCACTTTACAGTTGCTAAATGCTAAACTTAATATACCTGACGACAttagtaatttaaaattaaacaatcGAGAGAAACAACTTTTATGTTCCTTGAGAGAATACACAAAGATGAAGAATGATAAGAAAAGACAATTTGAAGTTATAGATAAGTGTAGCTCGCTTATGTTTGGAACAAATTACGATACAAAAGACGCTACTCATTACATACCGCCACCTCCTTTCGACTCGCAGATCAAATTGAAAAAATCAAAGGAAACTCAGTGCATTGATTATCATCTAAATACAAAGAATACTTTCTTAGTTGTAAAACCAGTAGACTTCAACACGCCAGACTTTGTAGTCACTCATATCGGCGGCAACGAGCAAGAACTACAATTTCAAAAGCTCAGTCAATTGTTTGAAGTTAATAGTTTAAAATGTAGACAGAGTGCACATAGTATCAAAGATTTTTGCACTTTTTCAACTGGTACACCGCTACAACAAAATAATAGTAGCAGTAGTTGTAATAGCAATAATAGGAATAACTTTAGTAATAATGCAGTGCAAGAAACGAAATTTATCGCTTGTTGCGAAAATGTTTCTGTTACTTCTTTTGAAAATAACAGTACTTACGATTATAGCTGTGTTAAGTTAAAGAGCGAAGGTCACAaggaatcatgtgaacaaacgACGAAAAATATTACATTATTTAATACGTTGGAGAAGATACAAAATTTTGCATCCACTTCTAACGTAGAAACAAATATAGAACAAGATATACCTTCGATCGAAGCGACGCACGCAACACTACtgagtttaaaaaatttaatgtatTTAAAACAATTGAATGAAACGTGCAGTAATATACATCAGTTTTTCACGAAATCAAAGAAATTTCAAGAATCGCTTAATTTACTAGAAACACGCCTCGAACAATTGTTTATGTACCCGATTGGCCAGTCAAAAACTGCATTACCGAAAGTTTACGTAATGGATGCATTTTCATATGATGATATTGCACCAAAAAGAAAAGCTTCTGAAATGTCAAAAATTCTAAAGCCATATAAAATAAAGAAGTTACATTCGTACGATAAAAAGAGTAAAAATCTAAGATAA
- the LOC143345276 gene encoding lipase maturation factor 2, translating to MMVQVRYTRNLFLRGMCIVYLFAFLSFYVQIPGLYGDNGILPARTQLDLKGRGTLLHKLTQKPTLLWFAPYFGLNVEYMLDVLSLFGVVLSFAGFVSQRFCIAPVFALLWSLYYSLYRIGQTFMLFQWDVLLLEAGFLCMLVAPLWYSQRGKANTPSDAVTFWTVRWLLFRLMFSSGVVKLTAYCPVWWKLDALNVHFESQCIPTPLAWYAHHLPTWFLRFTTVIVNITELVVPFLFFFPNRKVRITAFYIQMFLQIHIIATGNYTFFNFLTICLCISLLDDQFFYKRKSNNSSNNFIKYLSTILCSLVYAAILYGTYVYYNLRLTDNWTIQSDIAFTQDQFNYILSRAVPISVYIGVASLSFAIADAIVNSLLTVKGMRNKIFTTFVTSLYTAAVCFIVAISIVPYATLHQSYNSTIPTQLKQIHAKVEPFRLVNSYGLFRRMTGVEGRREVIIEGSNNIDGPWKEYEFLYKPGNVNNSLPFVAPHQPRLDWQMWFAALGTYHQNPWLMSLAYRLLSGQPEVLSLMNNVENPFRDKPPKYIKASLYHYHYTPWSQSWNRQAWWTREKIEEYFPIFSHDHPPLIDYLSKMKIIQDKPTFKITNKPLKLVLDSVRALVHKIEASLLLWGVFTAGCAIIMTSYNSSTLKKKYSEIRHINTFEK from the exons ATGATGGTACAAGTACGATATACTCGTAACTTATTTTTACGGGGGATGTGTATTGTATATCTCTTCGCGTTCCTTAGCTTTTATGTACAAATTCCGG GATTGTATGGTGATAATGGAATTCTACCAGCTAGAACTCAATTGGATCTCAAAGGACGGGGAACTTTACTTCACAAATTAACACAGAAGCCAACGTTGTTGTGGTTTGCTCCTTACTTTGGACTAAATGTTGAGTACATGCTAGATGTATTATCACTCTTTGGAGTTGTTCTTTCCTTTGCAGG ATTTGTATCGCAAAGGTTCTGCATTGCACCGGTATTTGCGTTACTGTGGTCACTATATTATTCTCTCTACCGAATTGGGCAAACATTTATGTTGTTTCAatg GGATGTGCTTCTTTTGGAAGCAGGATTCTTATGTATGTTAGTAGCACCACTATGGTATTCTCAGCGGGGAAAAGCAAATACACCAAGCGATGCTGTGACTTTCTGGACCGTTCGTTGGTTACTTTTTCGTTTAATGTTTTCCAGTGGGGTAGTAAAACTTACTGCTTATTGCCCAGTATGGTGGAAATTAGATG CTTTGAATGTGCATTTTGAATCACAATGTATACCTACTCCATTAGCATGGTATGCACATCATTTGCCAACATGGTTTCTACGTTTTACTACAGTCATTGTGAATATTACTGAACTTGTTGttccatttttatttttcttcccaAATAGAAAAGTAAGAATAACAGCTTTTTATATTCAA ATGTTCCTTCAAATACACATTATTGCAACAGGAAACTATACTTTCTTCAACTTCCTAACTATCTGTTTGTGCATTTCTTTACTCGACGACCAATTTTTTTATAAGAGAAAATCAAATAATAGTTctaacaattttataaaatatctcTCTACCATATTGTGTAGCCTAGTTTATGCAGCTATCTTATATGGAACTTATGTCTATTATAATCTTAGACTTACCGATAATTGGACAATTCAAAGTGATATCG cCTTCACACAAGACCAATTCAATTATATTTTGTCACGTGCGGTTCCAATTTCTGTTTATATTGGCGTAGCATCTCTTAGCTTTGCAATAGCAGATGCAATAGTCAATTCTTTATTAACGGTCAAAGGAAtgcgaaataaaattttcacgACGTTCGTGACAAGTTTGTACACAGCAGCAGTTTGTTTCATTGTTGCTATAAGTATT GTACCATATGCTACGTTACATCAATCTTATAATTCAACGATACCGACTCAACTGAAACAAATTCATGCAAAAGTCGAACCTTTTCGGTTGGTAAATAGTTATGGATTATTTAGACGCATGACTGGAGTGGAAGGTAGACGAGAGGTAATCATCGAAGGAAGCAATAACATCGATGGGCCATGGAAAGAATACGAATTCTTATATAAGCCAGGGAACGTTAACAATTCATTGCCCTTTGTCG CCCCACATCAACCACGTCTCGACTGGCAAATGTGGTTTGCTGCATTAGGTACTTATCACCAGAATCCGTGGCTTATGTCGTTAGCTTATCGTCTTTTAAGCGGTCAGCCTGAAGTATTGTCTTTAATGAATAATGTGGAGAATCCATTCCGTGATAAACCTCCAAAATACATTAAAGCCAGTCTCTATCACTATCATTACACTCCATGGAGCCAGTC GTGGAACAGACAAGCTTGGTGGACGAGAGAAAAAATTGAGGAATATTTTCCAATATTTAGTCATGATCATCCACCTCTTATCGATTATTTGTCAAAGATGAAAATAATTCAAGATAAGCCAACTTTCAAAATTACGAATAAACCATTAAAATTGGTACTCGATAGTGTCCGAGCTTTAGTTCATAAAATCGAGGCTAGTCTTCTTCTGTGGGGAGTTTTTACGGCAGGTTGTGCAATTATTATGACTAGCTACAATAGTTCAACTCTAAAGAAAAAATATAGCGAAATTCGACATATTAATACATTCgaaaaataa
- the LOC143345277 gene encoding putative lipid scramblase CLPTM1, translating into MQRKYTRNNPNTKMVDAENDSQVSKEVNIRENMDNNQQKGELVPIEDNEVNAEIEERRKKYQPSRLESFFAITKSLIIRAIIIYFVIYLFRRPQTNINVQSSGAVNSPDSLSINIFQNGTLFDLHVYLSESETFKQFNDTEKLIWLEQGLIYGDWYSGPDKDGSRTIKYKFNPSDQLKNNGSIYLHVYVTKSGKSPNPKASKNVYAGDYMSYSRIMLNKFKKIKYQKKHNLLTGETTATKEEIEKAEVMNQEYVSHWHPNLTINLVTDQTNWVYGHVPSPLDTYIQFLPGEIFYKPAIYMNDFWNMQRDYQPLNDTVKELELRLTYQPLSLFKWQIYIAQTIRNTWTSSLMGDSLDEDDNDQDTLKETLLETNPYLLGLTIIISVLHSVFEFLAFKNDIQFWNNRNSLEGLSVRSVFFNVFQSLVVLLYVLDNETNTVVRISCAIGICIEVWKINKVIDINVNRNSKVFGIFPKISFHDKGSYVESTTKEYDELAFKYLSWALYPLLGGYAIYSLMYLEHKGWYSWILSMLYGFLLTFGFIMMTPQLFINYKLKSVAHLPWRMMSYKFLNTFIDDIFAFVIKMPTLYRIGCFRDDIVFFIFLYQRQIYKTDRTRVNEFGFSGEMENKITTDNKHHAIKDSPKTETDKKNK; encoded by the exons ATGCAAAGAAAGTACACTCGAAATAATCCGAACACAAAAATGGTGGATGCTGAAAATGATAGCCAGGTTTCTAAGGAAGTAAATATCAGAGAAAATATGGATAACAATCAACAAAAGGGAGAATTGGTTcccatagaggataacgaa GTGAATGCAGAAATTGAGGAACGAAGGAAAAAATATCAGCCTTCACGTCTTGAATCATTCTTTGCAATAACAAAGTCTTTAATCATACGtgccattattatttatttcgttatttaTCTATTTAGACGTCCCCAAACCAATATTAATGTTCAATCTTCTGGTGCTGTTAATTCACCAGATTCACTATCTATAAACATATTTCAAAATGGGACATTGTTTGATTTACATGTTTATTTATCTGAATCTGAGACTTTTAAACAGTTTAATGATACAGAAAAATTAATATGGTTAGAACAAGGATTAATATATGGAGATTGGTATAGTGGACCAGATAAAGATGGCTCAAGgactataaaatataaatttaatccaTCTGATCAATTAAAAAACAATGGATCTATATACCTTCATGTATATGTTACAAAGAGTGGAAAATCTCCAAATCCTAAAGCAAGCAAAAATGTTTACGCGGGTGATTACATGTCATATTCTCGaataatgttaaataaatttaagaaaattaaatacCAAAAGAAACATAATTTGTTAACTGGTGAAACTACTGCAACTAAAGAAGAAATTGAG aaaGCTGAAGTAATGAATCAAGAGTATGTGTCACATTGGCATCCTAATTTAACTATTAATTTAGTAACCGATCAAACTAATTGGGTATACGGTCATGTGCCATCTCCTTTAGATACAT acATCCAATTTTTACCTGGAGAGATATTTTATAAACCTGCAATATACATGAATGACTTTTGGAACATGCAAAGGGATTATCAACCCTTGAATGATACTGTAAAGGAGCTTGAACTTAGATTAACTTATCAGCCTCTTTCATTGTTTAAGTGGCAAATATATATAGCTCAAACAATCAGAAATACATGGACGTCTTCCCTTATGG GAGATTCGTTAGACGAAGATGACAATGATCAAGATACTTTAAAAGAAACATTATTGGAAACTAATCCTTATCTGTTGGGTCTGACTATAATTATATCAGTATTACACAGTGTATTCGAATTTTTAGCGTTTAAGAATG ATATTCAATTTTGGAACAATCGCAATTCATTGGAGGGTCTATccgttcgatctgtatttttcaATGTTTTCCAATCACTTGTTGTCTTATTGTATGTTCTTGACAATGAAACGAATACAGTTGTTCGGATTAGTTGCGCGATAGGTATATGCATAGAAGTATGGAAAATTAATAAGGTCATAGATATTAACGTTAATAGGAATTCAAAAGTATTTGGTATCTTTCCAAAAATAAGTTTTCATGATAAAGGATCATACGTAGAATCTACCACAAAAGAATATGACGAACTTGCATTCAAATATTTATCTTGGGCACTTTATCCTCTTTTAGGAGGATATGCAATTTACTCATTAATGTATTTAGAACATAAAGGTTGGTATTCTTGGATTCTTAGTATGCTTTATGGATTTTTACTAACATTTGGATTTATTATGATGACTCcacaattatttattaattataaactAAAAAGTGTGGCACATCTTCCGTGGCGTATGATGtcttataaatttttaaacacATTTATCGATGATATTTTTGCATTCGTTATAAAAATGCCAACACTCTATAGAATTGGTTGCTTCCGTGATGATattgttttctttatatttttgtaccAAAGACAGATATATAAAACTGATCGTACTAGGGTAAATGAATTTGGTTTCTCCGGTGaaatggaaaataaaataactactgataataaacaccatgctaTCAAAGATTCGCCGAAaactgaaacagataaaaagAATAAGTAA